From the genome of Watersipora subatra chromosome 9, tzWatSuba1.1, whole genome shotgun sequence:
TATCTAGATGCATATTTTAGTCGATAAAGCCCTATGCTTTACAACAAATAAGAATTATTCAGGTGTAAAACTACAGCTTCCTAAAAACACTCTAACTGTATTTtgatgatgaaatatatatttagtaataCCATATGTCTTTGTAGAGCCAAGGGTGCACTAATACTATTCACTCCAATTTAAGTAGTCCTTGTTGTGTACTCTTCAACCCGTGTTTGCGCTAACAAAGAAATCAATTGCTTTTAAAGGAGGTCCAACACCGGCCAAGTCCACGCATTTTGCAAACTAGATTATCGGGTGGTCAACTTTGTTTCCGTTTGGAGTTATTGGTACATGAAATATTATTCAATTGAACAATTTGACTCAATAGGAGCCCAAGTGAATGCAAAATACTGATTCTTCCTGGAATCGCTTCCTTATTAATTGTAAACTTGTTTAAGCAGGTCTTAGTCAAGTACCTTTTCTCATCACATGCATGTAATCGGATCGAGACATCATTACTATCTTGTTCTGAAGTCTTTTAGAAAGTtccctaaagcctggtttttATGTCGGCTGCGACACCTCGGCAATAATCTCGTACAGAAAGACATTGAGGCACTAGGCTTGACGTCTTAtcttcacataaagctgcaccACTTGTGATCGCATAAAAATGTCGGCTCACTATGCTGTTTCGAgagtgctgaccttcacctgcaGAGTGTGCATTTCAAGCGGGTTTTGAGTGCAGCCCCTTGTAAAGGTTGAACAATGCTAAAATGTTGCGatgaccgccggcaactaccagcGATACTCAGCCCGTAGGTCCCTATTTCACTGTCGATAACCTTGCAATCCTGTCACTGATgcttgcgacgtatatgggaacccggcTTAAATTAGTCAATTACTAGCAAAAGATTTCTTTACAATTGAGATAATAGTAGAGGTTTGTTATTTGCTGAAGAATTTTTAGTGATGCTTCAATATTAtctctatatattatatcactatagctaaaagttttgctctttTCCTCAAACTTATCTAAATATTCCAAAAAAAGGATTAAAACTGTGTCCTCGTTGTCATATACACAAAGTCATACAATATTACTAAATATGGTATCTTAGTAAAATAGTTATCAGCAACCTAACAAAATGTACATTTATGAGAATATACACACAAATTATCCAGTAGATATATACCCTAACAGTTCTCACAAAATACACTTTAGCAACATGCCACTCCTTAATCGCTAACAAATTTCCTACTAAATTACATACCTGTAGATTAGATTCTAATACATATATGGAACTCTGTTAGAATTGAAACCTTCTTAATCTTTTGAGCTGTGCAAGCACAAAACATATTTAAGAGGGATTAAAGACATTTTGTGACACTTGAGATGATAACCGCGCAACGTCCTACCTGAATAAAACAAGAAGGAAATGCTGATGTTTATCTTTGCGTAATAAGAAGTGACGTGATTAAACAAGTATGTGGTTACTTCAAGGAAGTATTGATTTTTTGTAGGTGTTTGTCAAAGTTCAAAATAATCTTCTGACAGACAGCGCCACAATACACTGGCATGGTCTAACACAACGTAACACACAGTGGTCAGATGGAGCGCCATACATATCTCAGTGCCCAATACCGCCACACACCAGCTTTACATACAAGTGAGCTTTGCATATGGTCTAAATTAACTTCAGAATAATTTGTcgtattatatatttatattttgaatCAGAACTTTATTCTGTTTATGTACACTGTCACAAGTTTGCTGTTTAAATTAGTCAAGTAATAGCtgtcaaaataattaatatgtgTTGTAGTAAGAACCATGTTCACCCATCTTTCTATCTGAAGCCATGAGTAGATGTTGAAAAAACGATTGTATTATAGGGTATTTGAACTCTTGATCAGCAAGTTGGTCAACCAACACACTAACCACTGAATCAATTTTTCTCTGTCTATATTACGGAGTTATTATGCATATACTTATACTCTGCGCTTGATTGCCACACCTCACGATCTCTCATAACACGTCGGACCTCTAGAATACTagtagcctttactataataagagccgtgttcgcCTGTTCGTTTGTCCAAAACTAGGTGTAGAGGTTAAGAAAATGTATTGCCTCATACAGGAATCAAACTTGGCATTCGACTAAACGGCTAGGTATGCTGCCAGCTGAACCACTCGACCACCTTGCTGCTTCAaggaataattgtgcgcatagttattacacatgatgatcttttACTGCCCACAGGCCTGCCattgtactagtaataatattaactcAAAGCATAGCTGGGTTGGATGCCAGCTGTAATTTAGTAGTTACTGATACTGAAGAGTGAATATAAGCTATTATAGTGTATTTTTCTTGTATTGGTAGATTTGTAGCAGAGCATGCTGGGACCTTTTGGTATCACTCACACCTGGACATGCAGAGGATGGACGGTTTGTTTGGAGCTCTGATAGTTCATGACATGTCGAGACCTTCCTTTCCATCATTCACAGTTCAAGTTCATGACTGGCTTCACATGGACTCTGATCAATTTGCCACAGACCTTTACGGTCCTGGAGAAGAGACAGCTGTTTATAATCGTAAGTTTTCCAATATTCAAATGTCGGACTAAGAAAtccatgttttaaaaactttaaaagcttgTTACTTGTGTAAACAATAAAGTTAGTTGCTAAAGTAAATTTCTGCTGCTCCGACTATTCTAAAGATATGAGTgatttttagaataaaattgaaataaaagaaGAATAGAACAAAGTAGATATTATAAAGAAgattctttacaaaaaaacacATTAAGGAGTCAATTTTTCAAAGCAAATCTTGAACATGACTATAATCTATTAAGTTTTTCTGTTACTTTCAGACATGTCAGTGATTGTAACCGTTTTTTCTCAGCAATTCCTGATAGATATGATGATTTGGCGGAGGAAGATGTCGGAGATCTAAAGTCTGACTCCTTCCTTATCAATGGACGAGGCCGGTTTAACAATAACTCAGCACCGCTGACAGTTCACAAGGTCACCTCTAGACAGCAGTATCTGTTCAGGTTTATCAATACAGGCTTCGACAACATGATTGAGGTAGATGCATTATATACgatacatactacatgtatattatatggcTGCCCTGTgtctaaaaaacaaacatttgatGGCTTTCTAAATATTAGAATGTTAATTGATTTGAGTTATATTAGATTCAACATCAGTGgccaaaaaaaaatttatcatgTTGGCTAAAGAGATCATTTCGGCTTAATTATTTAGTACAGTGCTGGACATggagaaatatttaaaaaaatttatggtATGTCTTTAGTCCTGCCTCTATGCAGTAAATGTATTTTCATGATAACTTTGTCAGCACTCAGACATTGGCAAGCTTCAAAGCTTGTTATAATGAGAACAAatcattttctttcaattttacCCCAAATTCATCTCTgtattacatttatttaattaaggTTCTCAAGTGACATCATCTTCAATTTGAAGTTGGTCACCCCTTTTGACTATGGTTAGTCATAGCATATTCTTCACTTATGCAAATACGTATACACATTTAATGATATGCTCACAGGTATCGATAGATGACCACAAGATGACCGTAGTTGGAACAGACAGCTCAGAAGTAGAGCCAACCAGAGTCAACTCTGTGTTCCTAGCTATTGGTGAAAGAGTTAATGTTCTTGTCACGGCAAGCCAATCAGCCGGTAACATAACCAGTTATAGCTAACCAGCTTGTAGGCTAGCGCACTGTATCTTGTTGGGTAGCGAGGCTGGACATTGTTTATGTaaagatttttttaatgaaaatacaTTTGCTCTTAAACCGCAAGTAGCACTATGATCTAAGGCAAAATCATGCAAGGCCTAAAGACTATAAGTTTTTTATATGCGGTGTAACAGGTGCTAGGTTGGTTTATTAAAACTTTCTCTTGTCACCATTGTAAAATCGTTAAATTAATATCCTtgaaattttaagtttttcattttttggctTGCAAACAAGCagaaatttatatacattacttcattggcaataatttcatttcaaacagcaACACGCTTCGAATTATGCCATAAATTTTCATTTAGCATTTCATTTTTATAAGCTGAATGCAAATGAATTTTCATCTAGCTGAATGCTTGGCATTgcataggtaataaaataattacccaatgaatttaagtaacttaagctagtaaagctagtaacttaagctagtctaaatctttactgtaGTAAGAGAAGTGTCAGAAGCCAGCTTACTAAACGTTACGTTCCGCATAATGATCAAGCGAGCTAGTTAATAACCAATAATACTTTTCAAAGTGCTTTAAGCATGCCTAGTTTAAACGATGTCATGAAtatttgcacaattattcattGCTATAACCAGTTGGGCATGTAGTGTATTAAGTTACTTTGCCTGTTTGTTAGCCTGGAGGCTGCAAGTTTAAATCCTCTGCTACCTAAaattttatcgctataactgaacaCACGAGTGGCAGataaacaaacactgagatttatgtaGATGTGATTGTGACTAGCATGCAATTACTTTCATTTTTGCAATGATAGAGGAAACGCGCAGAGTGGCTATCAAATTTTACTATTTCTCAATCCCGGTGCGGGTTTTGTAGCCAGAAAGTTAGATGTCAACTCTAGGTTTGGAATTATAAGCAAGCTAAGTGAATGCAGTTTGTGCAGATTGGTCAAGGTTAGGGCAGATTAGGGCAGATGAGGACAGACTAAGGCAGGTTAAGGCAGGTTTAGTCAAGGTAAGGCAGGTTAAGGCAGGTTTAGTCAAGGTAAGGCAGGTTAAGGCAGGTTTAGGCAGGTTAAGGCAGGTTAAGGCAGGTTCAAGCatgatgagtaataatacaataaaggTAATAGCTGAAGTTTCCTGAGACCTTGCAACAAGAGTTTAGCTGAGGAGCTGTTGAGAAAAACCAGTATAGCTCTATTCTCAAGGTCTACATATAAAGTATAACCAGTTAGCTACACACTGTCTTATTTGTTGtctgtattaaattttaaaccACTAAAATGAGTTTCTACtctaatattaaaattttgactGTATCATTCCACTTGGTTAATTATTAAATGCATCTTATAAGGAAACAATCCTGTACAAACAAATTCAGCATGTTTTGTACAAAGATTTGCTTTTAACTATAATAGCTTCTGACGTACTAAATGTTGACTCTAGTTGTATTTGAAGTAAAAGAAGCTGTTGGTTAGAGTGTCTAAAAGTAGTACTTAACAAGACAGCACTGTTGACAGGTAACTACTGGGTCCGGTATAGAGCACCGCATAAGAACCAGACTCCTTTGGGAAAATCAATCCTTTCCTATGATGGAATAGCACAGGATCCTACCAGCCAGGCTAAAACTTGTAGAGAGGACAGTCCTTGCGTGGCCCTTAACTGTCCTTTTAGCCGGGCTCCTGGTTGGAGATGTATACCAATCTCTTCACTTCGCTCTACTTCCTACCACAGCGGAGAACTGGCTCTGATCAGGTTAGCTAATGGATGAAATATATACACATGGATTATACACAAGAGGTGTTTCTGTTGATCatcttttatcaaaaatattttttgtgatttCTTTCTTAATTTCTTGttactttaaattttaatttctaaGCGCCAAGCACGAAACAACATTGTAGCTGCCAAAAGAAAATGTTAGTCATAAATTGcttaatttatatgtatattatatataatttatatctattatatatgatatattattatatataatattttaatattatagaGGAAACAAAATCAGTGAGCACTTCTTAGCCTACAGTTATATGGCCGGAGACTCAATCAGTGGGCGAACAATGTCCTTCCCTACTTCACCTTTCTACCAGACTGATTATAGAACTGCAGGCGTTGCTTGTAATGACACAGTTTGCAATGCTCGCGGCTGCTCATGCACCCATGTTAAGTCTCTTCCTGAAAACGTAAGTAGCAAAGTAAAGCCTGGAGATATCTTACCTATTAACAGATATGTAATTGGATGGGACAACCAAAGTAATATTTTCTATTAGACCATTATCTATTCATCCCAAAAAAACTTAATGTTTGATTTTTTtgacaataattaattaattatacatTGTTGTAATGTTCGGACATTAATCATAGCTAAACTAGACAGACAAGCTGCCAGTTTATAGGTCAGCATCAGTTTATGGGTCAGCATCAGTTTATAGGTCAGCATCAGTTTATAGGTCAGCATCAGTCTGATACtaaaaaagttataaattaTGATCTGTACATCTATAAATATAAGCcacagtgtttgtctgttgtttgtctgtccagtaatagcgataaagttttagcaacgaaaACTTACCTGCAAGCCTACTAAAAAGCGTGCCTAACCACCAGGCTAAGCAGTTCCTATCACACCCatcgctcttatcatatactgtatatcctttttgcGATCGCACACGCTAAAGGTGCTTTTAAGTTAATACAATACACCCTGGAGTTATGATGCCCTTGTTATAGGATTTTTGTTTTCCTTTCAATctagaacatgatgtttttttTGTCTGTGCCATAAAATGAGCACATTTTCTTAACTTCTTGTCATCATACGATACCAGTAAAAATTTCTAtccaaattaaaatttggtagCCGGTGTGCTGATTACATCGAAATAATGAAAATGCCGATATGTTATTTGTTGAAATCTTTctcacaacacctgaaagagatacaatgctTGCGCTTTATTTTAGTTCAgcattattaaataataaaaacaaaatcgAAAACAGATAGGTcataaaattttagctgatgaCAAAGCTGAAGTTTATTTTAGTAAGATACATtacatactgaaacttagccCTAAGTCTGTGTTTAGTAGGCTAAAATCATTTAAAtcagttaaattcaacatttatgttatacatttgtctcaaaggtaaaaactttcTACGATACATACTGCGCAGCCGTATTGCGCGTAGTCAACTTAcactgtaatgttacattttattgcaaatcataaccgcTAAGTAGactaaagttactgcaggtaattatggttactaagattaacatgttattttgtaaaaaaaatttagtatgtacacattgtatataaaattttaatgtttttccaatgtgagtgtttgcattagataatcactctgggtttttataccactctatatgacattttcgccttacgccGCCAACACTGAAACAGATTAAAATCATACAGTTGTataccaaattatttttattgtaatcgtagcaaaacagactttactTGGTCATTACTGGCTAATTATTCTACCTTTGCATTTgaacacttttacagttgttttatttttcctcccaatttatttcaactgcacaaaacctttttttcacgatatgaattttaaaagttaaaatggtaactgttgtatatgttaaataaaaataaattgtttgtgcaaagacttttttgcTACTCGGGCAACACCAGCCATTCTTCTAGTGCTACTATATAGAAGACCTACCAAGATGGTCACACCCTATAGACATGTAACACCGATGTTGTACGTAATTACAAAGAACAAATATAAGGGTGTCTATTTATATGTTTAAACATAAATAGACATTTATGTTTAAACATAAATAGACACCCTTATATTTGttacattattattacatttaagGTTTTCCTATTCATATCTATttatgtttaaaggttgacttgcaacaaaattcacattacagttatttgatatcaaaagattcaccttgtcttactctgttgtgttgtaggtgaaaaatatgtgggaatgtgataacaagctcttaaaagctaaaaaaacgaacagttaatcgcaggcacacgagaccgccgtagtttgaattctctttccaaaatggttcaaatgtgacgtagttgtggtagatggtttttgtttacactttcatgcaacctcattagtcaaaatattttcacaaatatactttacgcattcaataaaaccatgtctactgtTCTTACGcgcctgttttatcgtcattgtgatgctgtcacttttagcagtgatatcttataacttaccataaaattcatttaattttttaaccttatctcgaaggagtacatatcattgtctgataaccaagacgagcctgttggtcacctgtgataatcaaaaagtgctgcaaaaattatttgcgaagtattgggtcacatgatcagattacgacttgccgatttgatcaa
Proteins encoded in this window:
- the LOC137405297 gene encoding uncharacterized protein, producing the protein MGKRQRTTIVRCAYPDRKDPTEWILAMSAHNDVSHNTPLDLFNLSHNSNRGPFSEELDLSNKKMPHLLLLSCLSLSAFGFLLEEPSYRDSRLADKNVHNFTFVLTWEQSMLYTDKDGVQWNVDMEKGGHLFASPNGTKRLLQPKDVATLDGYQTKYIAINGQMPGPTIEVPIGATVFVKVQNNLLTDSATIHWHGLTQRNTQWSDGAPYISQCPIPPHTSFTYKFVAEHAGTFWYHSHLDMQRMDGLFGALIVHDMSRPSFPSFTVQVHDWLHMDSDQFATDLYGPGEETAVYNPIPDRYDDLAEEDVGDLKSDSFLINGRGRFNNNSAPLTVHKVTSRQQYLFRFINTGFDNMIEVSIDDHKMTVVGTDSSEVEPTRVNSVFLAIGERVNVLVTASQSAGNYWVRYRAPHKNQTPLGKSILSYDGIAQDPTSQAKTCREDSPCVALNCPFSRAPGWRCIPISSLRSTSYHSGELALIRGNKISEHFLAYSYMAGDSISGRTMSFPTSPFYQTDYRTAGVACNDTVCNARGCSCTHVKSLPENGIVQIIIMHHVLKHFIHTWHMHGYRFAVLKVVYPPKDYKSGLIMSTLNRDIACSNDFCHDARWINSTLGDVAVDRPPLKDTVLIPVGGYAIIRVFTDNPGYWMAHCHQAEHLHEGMAMVLDVNGKSIQVPKGFPTCGNFIL